The region GCGGCGAGTCCAAGACCCCGACGCTGACCGACAGTGTAATGAATAATGCCCGCATGTTCGCCGACAACCGCTCCGGCGAGATCGACAATATCTCCGGGCTCGGCAGCGCCAGGCCGAAGTTTTTCAATTATTGCGGCATAATCGCCGCCAGGGACGAAGCATATATCTTGGCTGTCGGGCTTTTCCGCCACCGCAAGTCCGAGGCGCTCGGCATGCCGCCTGACCTCCGACTTACCGATATCACCCAGAGGAAAGCGCAGAAATTCAAGTTGCTCGCGGGTAGTGGCGAAGAGGAAATAGCTCTGATCCCGCCCGGCGTCATGGGCGCGGTGCATTTCAGGCCCGGCAGCACCAACTACGCGGCGCACATAATGCCCGGTCGCCAAGGCGTCCGCCTCGAGGTCGCGGGCCGCAGCCAGCAGGTCGCGAAATTTTACCGTTTGGTTGCAGGTGATACAGGGAATTGGCGTTTCCCCGCGCAAATAGGAATCGGCAAATTCATCCATGACTTCGCGGCGAAAGCGATCTTCATAGTTCAGGACGTAATGCGCGATGCCGAGATGCGCTGCTACACGGCGGGCGTCGTGAATATCCTGGCCGGCGCAACAGCTCCCGGTCCGCGCCTGCGTGGCGCCGTTGTCGTATAGCTGGAGCGTCATGCCCACCACGTCATAGCCGGCCTCGGCATAAAGCGCGGCGGCAACAGAGGAATCGACGCCGCCCGACATGGCCACGACGATTCGGGTCCTGTTGCGCGGCTTGTCTATTCCGACATCAATGGATGGTATGGACATGGGCGCAATATAGGCCGCCAAACTGGCCCGGCAAGCACAACGATTTCATCGCAACCCGGTCTGTTGGTTTCTTATTCGCCCGCCGCGAGGCCCATTTGCCAGAATGCTGCCTCCAAACGGGTGGCTTCGCCGAATGTGCGGCTAAGAGCCGTAATTCGTAGGTCCGCCCCGCGCGCCTTGCCGACACGATCGAGTAAGTGGACGGCGTCGGCCGAAATGGTCTGATAATCCTTGCCACCATACATCTCAATCCAAGCGGCAAAGCGGTTGCCTTTCATTCGGGTGCTATTGTCGGCGATGAGACGGGCGCCGATTTCGCCATAGCCGATGACGCAGGGCGCCAACGCAACATAAAGATCGAGCAAATCGCCGGCCATGCCCCGCTCCAATACGTAGCGGGTATAGGCGAGCGTGGCGCTGTCTTCGAGCGCAGATTCGAGAGTGGCGGAATCCACCCCCCAGTCGGCGCAATAGGCTTCATGCAGGCCGATCTCGACGTTGAGGATCGCCTGCAATCCTTGCGATGCAGCACGAATTTCCTCCAGGCTCTCTGCTTTGTAGGCAGCTAGACCATAGGCCCTGGCAAAATGCCGAAGAAATAGGAAATCCTGAATCAAATAGTGGCGAAATGCAGTCTCGGGCAAACTGCCGTCGGCCAACGCCTTCACAAAGGGATGCGCGGTAAAGTTGCGCCACGCGTCGGCATTCGCCTCCCGCAAGCTGACAAACAAGCTCCCGTTCGAATGCTCGCTCAAAACTCGTCCGGCCACCGTCAGCCGAGCAGCATGTTTCGCGTTTCTTTGGGAAGCGAAACTACGAGCCCATCCAACTCTTCAGTGATCACGATCTGACACCCGAGGCGTGACGTACGCGTCAGGCCAAAGGCAAGATCGAGCATATCTTCTTCATCTTCGCTCGCTTCCTCGAGTTTGTTGTGCCAATTCTTGTCGATGATGACATGGCATGTCGAACAAGCCATCGAGCCCTCGCAAGCGCCTTCAATGGCAATCTGATTGTCGTGTGCGATATCAAGCACAGAATCGCCAACCGGTGCGTTGACCACGAGATGGGAGCCGTCGGCGACGACAAACGTCATTTGTGGCATAGACAAATTCTCCAATAAACTTTCTGCCCGTCGGATCCTCCGCGCCGACGGCGCAATCCAAATTCAACTTGCCCAGCTTGGTCAACGTTCAGCAGCTTTATCACTGCCCGAAATTTGTGAAACACCGCTGGTATAGCGTGCCGTCAACCCGGCATAAAATGCGCGCCAGGCACGCACCAGTGTATCGACTTCTTCGTCCTGGCTTGCCCATCCGAAACTGATTCGAATAGCGCATCCAGTCTCCGCGTCGGGCAAGCCGAGCGCGCGTAACACGTGCGACGGTTCCACTTTGCCAGAGGAGCACGCGGAGCCAGCACTTACCGCAACTCCAGCGAGATCCAAACCCATTACCTGCAACTCGCTTTGCACGCCGGGCATACTCAGGCAGCTGGTATTGGGCAGCCGCTCCGCGCCCGCACCAAAAACTCTAACCTTCGAATCGATGCCGCTGAGGCTTTGTTCCGCCCTATCCCGCATGGCCGATATATGCGGCGCTCGCTGCAAATCGTCGACAGCCAACTCCGCCGCGACACCGAAGCCAACGATACCTGCCACATTTTCTGTACCCGGGCGCCTGCCGCGCTCCTGCCCGCCGCCAATGACCAAGGGCTGCAAATCGAGCGTACTCTTTACAAAAAGCGCGCCAACGCCTTTCGGGCCGCCAAACTTGTGCGCCGACAGGCTGAGCATATCCACGCCGAGGGAAGCGACATCGAAGGCGATACGGCCCGGCGCCTGCACGGCGTCACAATGAACCAAGGCGCCGCGTTTCTGTGCCAGCGAGGCAATTTCGGCAACCGGTTGAATCACGCCTGTTTCGTTATTGGCCAACATGACGGAAACCAACGCGTCATCAGCTATATTACCCAGCGCCCGGTCGAGGTCGTCAAGCGACACAATCCCGTTGCCGTCAACCGGAAGCACTGCCAGTTCTCTTCCATTTCTATCTGAATTTGAATCAGCAAGGGCTTCCGCGGCCCGCAGAACCGAGGGATGCTCGATTGCAGAAATTATCAAGCGGCTTCGCCGGGCGCCGTTCAGAGCCATGTTATTGGCTTCGGTGCCGCCGGCGGTAAATACCACTTCTTCGGGGCGGGCGCCGATCATGGCCGCAACTTGATCGCGCGCCAGTTCCACCGCATTGCGCGCGTCACGTCCAAATTGATGTACGGAAGACGGATTTCCCGTCATCGCCAGTGCCTTGGCAACCGCTTCGCTTACCTGCGGTTTGACAGGCGCGGTGGCGTTATAGTCGAGATAAATTGCTTCCGTTCGGTGATCGCTCGCGCTCATTCGGCTGCCGCGGTAGCCTGTGGGTTACCGTCGCCTCGCTGCGCCGTATGCAGCACACCGCTGGACCCCAACACCCTGCCTGCGCACACGTCTTCGAGCGTCACGGTATTGAGAAACAGATAAATATGGTTGCTGAGTTCTTCCCAAAGATCATGCGTCGCGCGTCTGCCACCGTCGGGCATGCAGCCAGAGCCGCTCATGGGATCGCAACGTGTGGCGCGGAGCGGTTCATCCACCGCCATGACAATATCTGATATACGCAATTGGTCGGCGCCGCGAGCCAACATATAGCCGCCGCCCGGACCACGGACACTTTTAACCAAACCCTTTTTCCGCAACTTACTGAACAATTGTTCGAGATAGGACAATGAAATATCTTGGCGATCAGCGATATCGGAAAGCGTGATCGGCCCGTTCTTGGCGCGCATGACGGTACAGTTCGCAAGATCCACCATCGCCATGACCGCGTAGCGGCCTTTCGTGCCCAACTTTATGACAAATTCCTTTCCATTCGGCAGTCGCCGACTCAATCGCCTGTGGTCAACAATTAGGTGGAACGGCGTCGCCCTTTGCGTCGCCAGCTTCTTCACCAGACATATTTTGCGTTTGTTGGTTCGAACTCGCGCTTTCGAGGTGCTCAAGCCGGGCGCGCAAGCGGCCAAGTTCCTCAAGCAATCCTTCAATAGAACGAGACATTGGGTCGGCAACATTCGGCGACGGCGTTCCGTATGCCGCGAAACCGCCCTGCTCACGCATCTCTTTCGGGGTGCGCGCCGCCGGGCGTGCAGCCACGCCGACCATAGTTGCGCCCGCAGGAACGTCTTTCAAAACAACAGCATTGGCTCCCACCCGTGCGCCCCGGCCGACAGTAATCGGGCCCAGCACCTGAGCGCCAGCGCCCACGACAACATTATCTTCCAGGGTCGGATGGCGCTTTCCGGGCGCCCATGTGACACCTCCCAAAGTAACGCCGTGATAAAGCGTCACGTCGTTTCCAATTATCGCAGTTTCGCCAATCACGACGCCCATGCCGTGGTCAATAAAAAATCGCCGGCCGATGCTAGCTCCCGGATGAATTTCTATGCCCGTAAACATCCGGCCCAAATGCGAAACAAAGCGGCCGAATAGGAACAGGCGATGCCGCCACAGCCAATTTCCGAAGCGGTAAAATTGCAACGCATGGAAGCCCGGATAACAAAAAAAGATCTCGGCGCGTGAGCGAACAGCCGGGTCGCGGCCAAAAACGCTATCCATATCTTCTCTAATACGCTTGAACATAACGGCACCTGTCGTATATCAATGGTCTAGACGTAAGTATTCTCTTGGCGCTCGCGCCGCAAGTGCCCACACTTTGTCGGGGCAAATCTACGATACATAATATTTTTAAGTACCCGACCTAGTCTGTCAAGATATTGGGCATTGATTTTGTGTTATATAGTGTCTTTGCCGCAGTAAACCAAATGGATTTAACCGCTCACTCAAATTGTAACGGAATGATATGCCAGAGGTGATGATCAACGGGCCCGAAGGGCGTCTTGAGGCGCGCTACCACCACGCCGAAGATCCCAACGCGCCCATAGCTTTGGTGCTTCACCCCCATCCGCAGCATGGGGGAACGATGAACAACAAGCTCGTGTACACGGTGTACCATATCTTCAGAGCTCGCGGTTTTTCAGTCCTGCGTTTCAATTTTCGCGGCGTTGGCAGGTCGCAAGGGCGTTTCGATCATGGCTTCGGCGAATTGAGCGATGCTGCGACCGCCCTTGACTGGATGCAAACGATTAACCCGAACGCGAAATCCTGTTGGATCAGCGGCTTTTCTTTTGGCGCCTGGATCGCCATGCAAGTGCTGATGCGCCGGCCTGAAATTCACAGTTTCATCGCGGTGGCGCCGCCGGCCAACATGTTTGATTTCACGTTCTTGGCGCCCTGCCCATCGTCCGGCCTGATTATCCACGGTGCGCGCGACGATCTCGTACCTGAATCCGACGTCGCGACTTTGGCGCAGAAATTACAGAACCAACGCCACATTGAGATCGACTACCGCGTCATCAAAGGCGCCAATCATATGTTCGAAGATAAGATCGATATTTTGGGCAAGCACGTCGAATCTTATTTAGACGAACATATGGCAATCGCCGAGGCTGGTTAAACCACCATCAGCCGGCGCGGTGCAAAACGCCGCCGCTTTGTGCTTGGCGCACACCAGTGGTTTCCGGCAGGCTCAAAAACGCTCCGTTCAGCGACCGCACCGCTAAGTATGCGAAGGCTTCCGCTTCCAGCGCGTCTCCCCGCCAGCCTACCCTTTCCACTGACTCGACCGCGATTTCGGTTCGCTCGGAAAGTGCCGCCAACAAGCAAGCATTATGCCTTCCACCGCCAGTAACCAGCAGGCGCCGGGCCTTAGCAGGACATAAATCGAGCCCCAATGCCACCGCCTGGGCGGTGAAAGCCACCAGCGTCGCCGCTCCGTCGGCATCAGATAGTGACGAAAGAGCGGCGCAGTCAAAGGCGTTGCGGTCAAGCGACTTGGGCGGCGGCGCCGAAAAATAGCGATCGCCCAAAAGTATTTTGAGCGCCGCCTCGTCGACGCGCCCCCGCGCCGCAAGGGCCCCGTCGCGGTCAAATGGCGCGCCGGTACGAGAGAACAGCCAATCGTCGATCAAGGCACATCCCGGGCCGGTGTCAAAAGCACGCAGGGCGTTATCTTTGCCAATCCACGTAATGTTGGCCACCCCGCCCAAATTCAGAATCGCTACCGGCAGTGCGAGTGCTGTTTTGGTGGTCCGTGCCAATGCTCGATGATAGAGGGGCACCAGTGGCGCCCCCTGCCCTCCGGCGGCAACATCAGCCGTGCGGAAATCATTCACCACATCGATTGCAAGACGTCGCGCCAACAGCGCGCCGTCACCCAATTGACGGGTTACGCCATGCGACGGGTCGTGCCAAATGGTATGACCATGAAAGCCGACCACGCGTATCTTCCCGGCGCCGTATCCGGCCTCAGCCATCAACGATTTTGCGGCCGCGGCATGAGCCTCCGTCAGTGCCGCCTCCACTTCACCCGCTTCATCGCTCTTGCCTTCGATTAGCCTACGCAATGCCTGGCTCAGACTGGCATCGTAGGGAACCGTCAGCCACGGGCCAAAATCGAATACTTGCTCGCCATCGGTCCGAATTAGAGCCGCATCAATGCCATCAAGCGACGTCCCACTCATCAAGCCCAATGCGTAAACCGGCACTAGACCGGCTCGATCTTCGTCCAATATTCCGATCCCGCCTGCATTCAATTCGGCCATAGCCTCATCAAAGTTGATTGTGACAGCTGATGGCCACAGTTAATTGTCCAAGCACGTGGGCCGTGTTACATCACGGCGACCTGCTCATCCAGGCTTCTTTCGAATACGGACCACCGCTAGCCATGCCCGAATATCGTTCTGAATTTATGCGCGTGCTGCATGAGCGCGGATTTGTGCATCAATGTACAGATGATAGGGCACTTGATGCCCTCGCCGCAGACGGCTCGATCACCGGTTACATCGGCTTCGATTGCACCGCCAACAGCCTGCATGTCGGCAGTCTGGTTCAGATCATGATGTTGCGCTGGCTGCAACGTTGCGGCCACAGACCGATTGTCTTGATGGGCGGCGGCACAACCAAGATTGGCGACCCCTCGGGCCGAGACGCCTCGCGGCAAATGCTTAGCGACGCGCAAATCACCGCGAACAAAACTGGCATTCAAGGTTGTTTCGCGCGCTTCCTGACGTTCGGCGACGCGCGCGGTGACGCCATCATGGTGGACAATGCGGAATGGCTCGAAGGGCTCGAATATGTCCCGTTCCTGCGCGATATCGGTAGCCATTTTTCATTGAATCGGATGCTTAAATTCGATTCGGTACGCTTGCGCCTGGAGCGGGAGCAACCGCTGACATTTCTCGAATTCAACTACATGATCCTGCAAGCCTATGATTTCATGGAATTATCCCGGCGTGAAAACTGCGTACTTCAAATGGGCGGCTCAGATCAATGGGGTAATATTGTAAGTGGTATCGAATTGGCCCGCAGAATCGATTCCGCGTCGCTGTTTGGCGTGACGACTCCATTAATCACGCTTGCCTCTGGAGAAAAAATGGGCAAGACCGCGCAGGGCGCGGTTTGGATCGATGAATCGAGATTAAGCTCTTATGATTATTGGCAGTTCTGGAGAAATACCGACGATAGGGACGTATGCCAATTTCTCCGTCTATTCAGTGAATTGCCGCTCGAGGAAATTAAGCGATTTGAATCCGTCGCCGGAGAAGAACTAAACGAAGCAAAAAAGCTGCTGGCCAACCTCGCCACCGAAATGTGCCATGGCAAAGATGCCGCTCTGGCGGCGGCGAAAACCGCGCGCGATACATTCGAAGCCGGCGGCGGCGGCGGCGGATTGCCCGAAGTCAGCGTTTCCAAAGTGGATCTGACCGTGGGAATTCCCGCCTTTCAATTCGTGCACGATGCCGGATTGTGCGAATCGCGCGGTGAGGCACGGCGCCTGATCAGAGGTGGCGGTGTGCGCTTAAACGACAATGTGATTTCCGAAGAGGATTTCGCCGTATCGCTGTTAAGCTGCAACGCGGACGGCCTGATTAAGCTTTCAGCCGGCAAGAAACGCCACATTTTGGTTCGGCCGAGCTAGCGACCTCTGGCAAGAGCGACTTACGCCACAGCCGACAACGATGCCGCAGGCCGTCTAAAACTGGTCCGCCCGAAGAAATTTACATTTGCGCTGCTAGCCTGTTCAAAATAGCTCGATTACTCCGGACGCCAGGGCTCATAATCTCCTGTCGCCTTGTCGCGTTTGCCGCCCTCCAATAGATGGCCGGGCGGGCGGAAAGCGGCTGAAGTGCCGGTCAGATTCGGCAAATGAGGTTTTTCCCAAGATTTCACTGCGACGGGCTTTTCGGCGGGCGTTTCCGCGACAATATGGTGCAACCATCCGTGCCATGATGGCGGAACGCTCGATGCGTCGTCGTCATCATTATACAACACCCAGCGCCGTTCGCGCCGGCCCTCCCGCCTGCGTTTCTCACGAAAATAACGATTGGCAAACTCGTCCCTGCCGACAAATTCACCCCTAAACATAGTGAATAACCGGGTCCCGATGGTAGCCATGCAAAGTTCTCCATCCGCACAATCGATCGCCCGGCAACTCTGGCGTGCGATCTTGCAATTTCGTCGTGTTCGACGCGGTCGAGATTTATGCACGCTGCGTGGTGCACAGTCCAGGACTCTGATCCAGAAGAAATTTTTCGGCGCCGCATCGGGGGGGAAACTTAAAAAAAACTTCTCTGAATCAGGCGCCGAGCCCGGTTACAGTTTAGATTTTACTTTAAAACCGTTCCACACCTATATTAATTATATTAGTAATGACAACAATTTAAGCCATTGAATATATTGTATATTATTCACTATTACTTGTTAACATTTTAACCACAGTTTTATCCACAGGTTACTCGACACACCATGTAGTGTTGTCAAAATCACTAACCCCAAAATGTTGTTGCCATCCGAATTTGAACGGCGTAACGTGGCTTTCCGTCGAGATGTTGTGTTGCAAACCTATATAGCCACAACATCTCGAAGTATTTGAACCGAAAGGGTTTATTCGACCTAGATCGGAAAACCGGATCGGAGTGAAACAATGGTTGATAGTTGGCGAAAGTTTGTTGGGGGGGCGAGGTTATGCGCATAGAGCGGGTCTTCACTGTTGACGGCCAATCGCCGTACAACGACGTCGAATTTCGCAAGACGAAGAGCGAAATTCGGCATCCCGATGGCTCTATCGTCTTCGCACAGAATGACATTGAAGTGCCGAGCGCATGGTCGCAAGTAGCGTGCGATGTGTTGGCACAGAAGTATTTTCGCAAGGCGGGAGTGCCGAGCCACATACGCCCGGTTGAGGAAGAAAGCGTTCCGCGCTGGCTGTGGCGCTGCGAGGCCGACGACGCGGCGCTTGAAAGTGTAAATCTTTCTGAGCGCGATACTGGAGAAACCTCCGCCAAGCAGGTGTTTGACCGCCTGGCCGGCACTTGGGCCTATTGGGGCTGGAAAGCAGGCTATTTCGACGCCGAATCCGATGCCCGCGCCTTTTATGACGAAAGCCGCTTTATGCTGAGCCGGCAAATGTGCGCGCCGAATTCGCCGCAATGGTTCAACACCGGCTTGCATTGGGCTTACGGCATCGATGGGCCAGCGCAGGGCCATTATTACGTTGACTTCGAAACCGGCGAGACCAAACCCTCTCTTTCGGCCTATGCTCACCCGCAGCCGCATGCGTGCTTCATTCAGAGTATCCAAGACGATCTCGTCAATGAAGGCGGCATCATGGACCTTTGGGTGCGCGAGGCGCGCCTCTTCAAATACGGCTCGGGAACAGGCACTAATTTCTCGAATCTGCGTTCCGA is a window of Pseudomonadota bacterium DNA encoding:
- the mnmA gene encoding tRNA 2-thiouridine(34) synthase MnmA, producing the protein MSIPSIDVGIDKPRNRTRIVVAMSGGVDSSVAAALYAEAGYDVVGMTLQLYDNGATQARTGSCCAGQDIHDARRVAAHLGIAHYVLNYEDRFRREVMDEFADSYLRGETPIPCITCNQTVKFRDLLAAARDLEADALATGHYVRRVVGAAGPEMHRAHDAGRDQSYFLFATTREQLEFLRFPLGDIGKSEVRRHAERLGLAVAEKPDSQDICFVPGGDYAAIIEKLRPGAAEPGDIVDLAGAVVGEHAGIIHYTVGQRRGLGLAAPEPLYVVAVDAASRRVTVGPKAALLCDRVRLRQPQFIDSEASLRSAGDVIVRLRSTHPGAAGYLTLLDNGEAEIRLAQPEPATARGQAAVCYRGDKLLGGGWIASMERSAALSQTTAA
- a CDS encoding TenA family protein; translation: MSEHSNGSLFVSLREANADAWRNFTAHPFVKALADGSLPETAFRHYLIQDFLFLRHFARAYGLAAYKAESLEEIRAASQGLQAILNVEIGLHEAYCADWGVDSATLESALEDSATLAYTRYVLERGMAGDLLDLYVALAPCVIGYGEIGARLIADNSTRMKGNRFAAWIEMYGGKDYQTISADAVHLLDRVGKARGADLRITALSRTFGEATRLEAAFWQMGLAAGE
- a CDS encoding ferredoxin family 2Fe-2S iron-sulfur cluster binding protein, yielding MPQMTFVVADGSHLVVNAPVGDSVLDIAHDNQIAIEGACEGSMACSTCHVIIDKNWHNKLEEASEDEEDMLDLAFGLTRTSRLGCQIVITEELDGLVVSLPKETRNMLLG
- a CDS encoding cysteine desulfurase family protein translates to MSASDHRTEAIYLDYNATAPVKPQVSEAVAKALAMTGNPSSVHQFGRDARNAVELARDQVAAMIGARPEEVVFTAGGTEANNMALNGARRSRLIISAIEHPSVLRAAEALADSNSDRNGRELAVLPVDGNGIVSLDDLDRALGNIADDALVSVMLANNETGVIQPVAEIASLAQKRGALVHCDAVQAPGRIAFDVASLGVDMLSLSAHKFGGPKGVGALFVKSTLDLQPLVIGGGQERGRRPGTENVAGIVGFGVAAELAVDDLQRAPHISAMRDRAEQSLSGIDSKVRVFGAGAERLPNTSCLSMPGVQSELQVMGLDLAGVAVSAGSACSSGKVEPSHVLRALGLPDAETGCAIRISFGWASQDEEVDTLVRAWRAFYAGLTARYTSGVSQISGSDKAAER
- a CDS encoding Rrf2 family transcriptional regulator, encoding MKLGTKGRYAVMAMVDLANCTVMRAKNGPITLSDIADRQDISLSYLEQLFSKLRKKGLVKSVRGPGGGYMLARGADQLRISDIVMAVDEPLRATRCDPMSGSGCMPDGGRRATHDLWEELSNHIYLFLNTVTLEDVCAGRVLGSSGVLHTAQRGDGNPQATAAAE
- the cysE gene encoding serine O-acetyltransferase; this translates as MFKRIREDMDSVFGRDPAVRSRAEIFFCYPGFHALQFYRFGNWLWRHRLFLFGRFVSHLGRMFTGIEIHPGASIGRRFFIDHGMGVVIGETAIIGNDVTLYHGVTLGGVTWAPGKRHPTLEDNVVVGAGAQVLGPITVGRGARVGANAVVLKDVPAGATMVGVAARPAARTPKEMREQGGFAAYGTPSPNVADPMSRSIEGLLEELGRLRARLEHLESASSNQQTQNMSGEEAGDAKGDAVPPNC
- a CDS encoding alpha/beta hydrolase; translation: MPEVMINGPEGRLEARYHHAEDPNAPIALVLHPHPQHGGTMNNKLVYTVYHIFRARGFSVLRFNFRGVGRSQGRFDHGFGELSDAATALDWMQTINPNAKSCWISGFSFGAWIAMQVLMRRPEIHSFIAVAPPANMFDFTFLAPCPSSGLIIHGARDDLVPESDVATLAQKLQNQRHIEIDYRVIKGANHMFEDKIDILGKHVESYLDEHMAIAEAG
- a CDS encoding anhydro-N-acetylmuramic acid kinase is translated as MAELNAGGIGILDEDRAGLVPVYALGLMSGTSLDGIDAALIRTDGEQVFDFGPWLTVPYDASLSQALRRLIEGKSDEAGEVEAALTEAHAAAAKSLMAEAGYGAGKIRVVGFHGHTIWHDPSHGVTRQLGDGALLARRLAIDVVNDFRTADVAAGGQGAPLVPLYHRALARTTKTALALPVAILNLGGVANITWIGKDNALRAFDTGPGCALIDDWLFSRTGAPFDRDGALAARGRVDEAALKILLGDRYFSAPPPKSLDRNAFDCAALSSLSDADGAATLVAFTAQAVALGLDLCPAKARRLLVTGGGRHNACLLAALSERTEIAVESVERVGWRGDALEAEAFAYLAVRSLNGAFLSLPETTGVRQAQSGGVLHRAG
- the tyrS gene encoding tyrosine--tRNA ligase codes for the protein MPEYRSEFMRVLHERGFVHQCTDDRALDALAADGSITGYIGFDCTANSLHVGSLVQIMMLRWLQRCGHRPIVLMGGGTTKIGDPSGRDASRQMLSDAQITANKTGIQGCFARFLTFGDARGDAIMVDNAEWLEGLEYVPFLRDIGSHFSLNRMLKFDSVRLRLEREQPLTFLEFNYMILQAYDFMELSRRENCVLQMGGSDQWGNIVSGIELARRIDSASLFGVTTPLITLASGEKMGKTAQGAVWIDESRLSSYDYWQFWRNTDDRDVCQFLRLFSELPLEEIKRFESVAGEELNEAKKLLANLATEMCHGKDAALAAAKTARDTFEAGGGGGGLPEVSVSKVDLTVGIPAFQFVHDAGLCESRGEARRLIRGGGVRLNDNVISEEDFAVSLLSCNADGLIKLSAGKKRHILVRPS
- a CDS encoding NADH:ubiquinone oxidoreductase subunit NDUFA12; the encoded protein is MATIGTRLFTMFRGEFVGRDEFANRYFREKRRREGRRERRWVLYNDDDDASSVPPSWHGWLHHIVAETPAEKPVAVKSWEKPHLPNLTGTSAAFRPPGHLLEGGKRDKATGDYEPWRPE